One Halostella limicola genomic window carries:
- a CDS encoding Mut7-C RNAse domain-containing protein, which yields MDLLLDVMCGGIRSQLRMCGHDAAYALDRGVEDDDRLLAVAGEEGRTLVTRDAALARRADDAVLLEATDPADQLGELADAGIHLSLADEPERCGACNGRLKRAEPPTPDYAPDPEEERTWQCADCGQCFWKGNHWGRVAETLASL from the coding sequence ATGGACCTCCTCCTCGACGTGATGTGCGGGGGGATCCGCTCGCAGCTTCGGATGTGCGGCCACGACGCGGCGTACGCGCTCGACCGCGGCGTCGAGGACGACGACCGCCTGCTCGCAGTCGCCGGTGAGGAGGGCCGGACGCTCGTCACGCGGGACGCCGCGCTCGCGCGCCGGGCCGACGACGCAGTCTTACTCGAAGCGACAGACCCCGCGGACCAGCTGGGGGAACTCGCGGACGCCGGAATCCACCTGTCGCTCGCCGACGAACCAGAGCGGTGCGGGGCGTGTAACGGACGGCTGAAACGTGCGGAACCGCCGACGCCGGACTACGCGCCGGACCCCGAGGAAGAACGAACCTGGCAGTGTGCGGACTGTGGGCAGTGTTTCTGGAAGGGGAACCACTGGGGGCGGGTCGCGGAGACGCTGGCGTCGCTGTGA
- a CDS encoding DUF5788 family protein, which yields MQEYERKQLLARVEREGATVGADIPDRIDVQGEEIDLQEFVFEIKRRETIPPGERDRVERAKKNLRRERLQRKQRLEDEDADLSFEEGERIVEAIVGIDRALNALENLSPTDLEREEEVQEMQDRKRWMNFLKKALGQKDASGGRSNL from the coding sequence GTGCAAGAGTACGAGCGCAAACAGCTCCTCGCGAGGGTCGAACGCGAGGGGGCGACCGTCGGTGCGGACATCCCGGACCGCATCGACGTTCAGGGCGAGGAGATAGACCTCCAGGAGTTCGTCTTCGAGATAAAGCGCCGGGAGACGATCCCGCCCGGCGAGCGCGACCGCGTCGAGCGCGCGAAGAAGAACCTCCGGCGCGAGCGCCTCCAGCGCAAGCAGCGACTGGAGGACGAGGACGCCGACCTCAGCTTCGAGGAGGGCGAGCGGATCGTCGAGGCTATCGTCGGGATCGACCGGGCGCTGAACGCGCTGGAGAACCTCTCGCCGACCGACCTCGAACGCGAGGAGGAGGTCCAGGAGATGCAGGACCGCAAGCGCTGGATGAACTTCCTGAAGAAGGCGCTCGGCCAGAAAGACGCCTCCGGCGGGAGGAGCAACCTATGA
- the polX gene encoding DNA polymerase/3'-5' exonuclease PolX, producing MKNAEVAARLEEMADLLEAKDVEYKPRAYRRAAENLRGHPTPVEEQAAEGAEAVQTVEGVGEAIADKVVEYVETGSIAELEDLREELPVEMSALTRVEGVGPKTVGTLYEALGIRTLDDLETAAENGEIREVSGFGEKTEQNILDKIDFARQATERQRIGDARPLADDVLSLLRDHEATQRCEVAGSLRRWRETIGDVDVLVASDDSEAVVDAFVDWSRADEVIEAGSIKASVRTEGVRVDLRVVVPEEFGSALQYFTGSKEHNVRLRNYAIERDMKLNEYGAFDVSEVRSASESRTESDGTEDDADQRAGDRVAGETEAGMYEALGLPLIPPELREDRGEIRAAAEGDLPDLVERGDVRGDLHTHTNWSDGGNTIREMAAAAAEMGYDYHCVTDHATGPGMVGGVGVSDEELREQMAEIREIADEVAVDLFAGVEANIDAEGGISVDDDVLADLDLVVASPHSALDQGTEAATERLVTAIEHPSVDVLGHPSGRMINKRPGIDFDVPTVVEAAAAEGVALEINSNPARLDLRDGAVKAAVDAGATIAVNTDAHVPAEFALIRYGVHTARRGWAETADVLNARGPAELREFLH from the coding sequence ATGAAGAACGCCGAGGTCGCGGCCCGCCTGGAGGAGATGGCCGACCTCCTCGAAGCGAAGGACGTGGAGTACAAGCCCCGCGCGTACCGCCGCGCCGCGGAGAACCTCCGCGGACACCCGACGCCCGTCGAAGAGCAAGCCGCCGAGGGCGCCGAGGCCGTCCAGACCGTCGAGGGTGTCGGCGAAGCGATCGCCGACAAGGTCGTCGAGTACGTCGAGACGGGGTCCATCGCGGAACTGGAGGACCTGCGCGAGGAGCTGCCGGTCGAGATGTCGGCGCTGACCCGCGTCGAGGGCGTCGGCCCGAAGACCGTCGGGACGCTGTACGAGGCGCTCGGGATCCGTACCCTCGACGACCTGGAAACCGCCGCGGAGAACGGCGAGATCCGCGAGGTGAGCGGGTTCGGCGAGAAGACCGAGCAGAACATCCTCGACAAGATCGACTTCGCCCGGCAGGCGACCGAGCGCCAGCGGATCGGCGACGCCCGGCCGCTCGCCGACGACGTGCTCTCGCTGCTCCGGGACCACGAGGCCACTCAGCGGTGCGAGGTCGCGGGGTCGCTCCGCCGCTGGCGCGAGACCATCGGCGACGTGGACGTCCTCGTCGCGAGCGATGACTCCGAGGCGGTCGTCGACGCGTTCGTTGACTGGTCGCGCGCCGACGAGGTGATCGAAGCCGGGTCGATCAAGGCGAGCGTCCGCACCGAGGGCGTCCGGGTCGACCTCCGGGTCGTCGTCCCCGAGGAGTTCGGGAGCGCGCTCCAGTACTTCACTGGGAGCAAGGAGCACAACGTCCGCCTGCGCAACTACGCCATCGAGCGCGACATGAAGCTGAACGAGTACGGCGCGTTCGACGTGAGCGAGGTGCGCAGCGCCTCGGAGAGTCGGACGGAGTCCGACGGCACAGAGGACGACGCCGACCAGCGCGCCGGCGACCGCGTCGCGGGCGAGACGGAGGCGGGGATGTACGAGGCGCTCGGCCTGCCGCTCATCCCGCCGGAGCTCCGCGAGGACCGCGGCGAGATCCGGGCCGCCGCCGAGGGCGACCTGCCCGACCTCGTCGAGCGAGGCGACGTCCGCGGCGACCTGCACACCCACACGAACTGGTCCGACGGCGGCAACACGATCCGCGAGATGGCCGCGGCGGCCGCCGAGATGGGGTACGACTACCACTGCGTCACTGACCACGCCACCGGCCCGGGGATGGTCGGCGGCGTCGGCGTCTCCGACGAGGAACTGCGCGAGCAGATGGCCGAGATCCGCGAAATCGCGGACGAGGTCGCAGTCGACCTGTTCGCGGGCGTCGAGGCGAACATCGACGCCGAGGGCGGGATCAGCGTCGACGACGACGTGCTCGCCGACCTCGACCTCGTCGTCGCCTCGCCCCACAGCGCGCTCGACCAGGGGACGGAGGCCGCCACGGAGCGCCTCGTGACCGCGATCGAACACCCCTCCGTCGACGTGCTTGGCCACCCGAGCGGCCGCATGATAAACAAGCGGCCGGGCATCGACTTCGACGTGCCGACCGTCGTCGAGGCCGCTGCCGCGGAGGGCGTCGCGCTGGAGATAAACAGCAACCCCGCGCGCCTCGACCTCCGGGACGGCGCGGTGAAAGCCGCCGTGGACGCGGGCGCGACCATCGCCGTCAACACTGACGCGCACGTCCCCGCGGAGTTCGCGCTGATTCGCTACGGGGTCCACACGGCGCGCCGCGGCTGGGCCGAGACCGCCGACGTGCTCAACGCCCGCGGCCCCGCGGAGCTGCGCGAGTTCCTCCACTGA
- a CDS encoding pyridoxal phosphate-dependent aminotransferase, translating to MEYETPLFFHVMAYAEEADESDAKWLPAGDAAAGDVIDMVSGNPDWDPPAALREGLREYADMDADAFQYPPSDGLTELREEIAERRNVDADQVVVTNGAGEANYLAMAAALERAEGNEVLLTDPVYPYYPGKTTMLGGDATYVPADDDGTVDPAAVRERAGDDTALILVNTPNNPTGAVYGEGTMRELVAVAEDNDAVLVSDEVYDHFDYGGEFETALAFDSEHRIVTNAFSKSMAITGFRVGYGVFPHDLADRARGRHMLVNVAGSRPAQYAVLRALRETPPEYYAENRRMLAERVETFTAALDDAGAEYTRPDGAFYVMARFDGFPGTVDNVKELIDEAGVAGMPGETFGSRREEWIRFALVTPHVEAAAERLADYFD from the coding sequence ATGGAGTACGAGACGCCCCTGTTCTTCCACGTCATGGCGTACGCGGAGGAGGCCGACGAGAGCGACGCCAAGTGGCTCCCGGCCGGCGACGCGGCCGCGGGCGACGTGATCGACATGGTGAGCGGGAACCCCGACTGGGACCCGCCGGCCGCGCTCCGCGAGGGTCTGCGCGAGTACGCGGACATGGACGCCGACGCGTTCCAGTACCCGCCGAGCGACGGGCTGACGGAACTCCGGGAGGAGATCGCCGAGCGCCGGAACGTCGACGCCGACCAGGTCGTCGTCACCAACGGCGCGGGCGAGGCGAACTACCTCGCGATGGCCGCCGCGCTGGAGCGGGCCGAGGGGAACGAGGTCCTGCTGACGGACCCAGTCTACCCCTACTACCCGGGCAAGACGACGATGCTCGGCGGCGATGCGACGTACGTCCCGGCCGACGATGACGGGACGGTAGACCCCGCGGCGGTCCGCGAGCGCGCCGGCGACGACACCGCGCTGATCCTGGTCAACACGCCGAACAACCCGACCGGCGCGGTGTACGGCGAGGGGACGATGCGCGAACTCGTCGCCGTCGCCGAGGACAACGACGCGGTCCTCGTCAGCGACGAGGTGTACGACCACTTCGACTACGGCGGCGAGTTCGAGACGGCGCTCGCGTTCGACTCCGAGCACCGGATCGTCACCAACGCCTTCTCGAAGTCGATGGCGATAACGGGCTTCCGCGTCGGCTACGGCGTGTTCCCGCACGACCTCGCCGACCGGGCGCGCGGCCGGCACATGCTGGTCAACGTCGCCGGCTCCCGCCCCGCGCAGTACGCCGTCCTGCGCGCGCTCCGCGAGACGCCGCCTGAGTACTACGCGGAGAACCGCCGGATGCTCGCCGAGCGCGTCGAGACGTTCACCGCGGCGCTGGACGACGCCGGCGCGGAGTACACCCGCCCGGACGGCGCGTTCTACGTCATGGCCCGCTTCGACGGCTTCCCCGGCACCGTCGACAACGTGAAGGAACTGATAGACGAGGCGGGCGTGGCAGGCATGCCCGGCGAGACGTTCGGCTCCCGCCGCGAGGAGTGGATCCGCTTCGCGCTGGTGACGCCGCACGTCGAGGCGGCCGCGGAGCGGCTCGCGGACTACTTCGACTGA
- a CDS encoding ArsA family ATPase encodes MSSIDVEAVDDVEEEDAVDAASRSLDPSADYVLYGGKGGVGKTTMAAATGLASAESGATTLVVSTDPAHSLSDTFETDVPPRPSRIRDEVPLYAAEIDPDAAIEDGTAAFMAENEGGLGGLGEMLGGEGGPMESLMGGAMPGADEAAAMQTLLEYMDDERFDRVVVDTAPTGHTLRLLELPEVMDTMVGRMLSLRERLGGMMDGVKGMFGGNVEEDDVDQSVDDLRELSDRIERLRATLRDPERTDFRVVMVPEEMSVFESERLLTQLDEFEIPVGTVVVNKVMENLADVTDDVDASQFVSPNLDTCEFCQRRWDVQQDALASAQDVFRGHDIKRVPLFADEVRGERMLRIVAACLN; translated from the coding sequence ATGAGTTCGATCGACGTCGAAGCCGTCGACGATGTCGAGGAGGAGGACGCCGTCGACGCGGCGTCCCGCTCGCTCGACCCGAGCGCCGACTACGTTCTCTACGGCGGGAAAGGCGGCGTCGGCAAGACGACGATGGCCGCCGCGACGGGGCTGGCGAGCGCCGAGAGCGGGGCGACGACGCTCGTCGTCTCCACGGACCCCGCGCACTCGCTGTCGGACACGTTCGAGACCGACGTGCCGCCCCGCCCGTCGCGCATCCGCGACGAGGTGCCGCTCTACGCCGCCGAGATCGACCCGGACGCCGCCATCGAGGACGGGACGGCGGCGTTCATGGCGGAGAACGAGGGAGGGCTGGGGGGCCTCGGCGAGATGCTCGGCGGCGAGGGCGGCCCGATGGAGTCGCTGATGGGCGGCGCGATGCCCGGGGCCGACGAGGCCGCGGCGATGCAGACGCTGCTCGAGTACATGGACGACGAGCGCTTCGACCGCGTCGTCGTCGACACGGCGCCGACGGGCCACACCCTGCGGCTGCTGGAACTGCCCGAGGTGATGGACACGATGGTCGGCCGGATGCTCAGCCTCCGCGAGCGCCTCGGCGGGATGATGGACGGCGTGAAGGGCATGTTCGGCGGAAACGTCGAGGAGGACGACGTCGACCAGAGCGTCGACGACCTCCGCGAACTGAGCGACCGCATCGAGCGCCTGCGCGCGACCCTCCGGGACCCCGAGCGCACGGACTTCCGCGTCGTGATGGTGCCGGAGGAGATGAGCGTCTTCGAGTCCGAGCGCCTGCTCACCCAGTTAGACGAGTTCGAGATCCCGGTCGGCACCGTCGTTGTCAACAAGGTGATGGAGAACCTCGCCGACGTGACCGACGACGTGGACGCCTCGCAGTTCGTCTCGCCGAACCTCGACACCTGCGAGTTCTGCCAGCGCCGCTGGGACGTCCAGCAGGACGCGCTCGCGTCGGCCCAGGACGTGTTCCGCGGCCACGACATCAAGCGCGTGCCGCTGTTCGCCGACGAGGTGCGCGGCGAGCGGATGCTGCGGATCGTCGCAGCCTGCCTGAACTAA
- a CDS encoding SDR family oxidoreductase, which yields MASEDADETVTAVDESSAVADESITREETVLITGCSSGIGRATAMEFLNEGWRVFATSRDVTDIEDLAEAGCETAALDVTDDDQVEAVVEEIVDDWGRIDCLVNNAGYAQMGPVEDVPVEEVHAQFDVNVYGPHRLARQVLPHMREQGDGTIVNVSSISGRVSVPGSGIYSGSKFALEGISDALRAEVSDFDVDVVLVEPGPVETNFSNRVEEEVDGLPRSEAYSSLYKILDDTAAIGGGGPGSVSPRRVGEVILNAASSTEPEARYPVGPFSGFLSYAGVLPAKWRDAAYRLVSKLAGVRS from the coding sequence ATGGCAAGCGAGGACGCAGACGAGACCGTCACGGCCGTCGACGAGTCTTCCGCGGTCGCGGACGAGTCCATCACGCGCGAGGAGACCGTACTCATCACCGGCTGTTCGTCCGGCATCGGCCGGGCCACGGCGATGGAGTTCCTGAACGAGGGGTGGCGCGTGTTCGCCACGTCCCGGGACGTGACCGACATCGAGGACCTGGCCGAGGCGGGCTGCGAGACGGCCGCGCTGGACGTGACCGACGACGACCAGGTCGAGGCCGTCGTCGAGGAGATCGTCGACGACTGGGGGCGGATCGACTGCCTCGTCAACAACGCCGGCTACGCGCAGATGGGGCCGGTCGAGGACGTCCCCGTCGAGGAGGTCCACGCCCAGTTCGACGTGAACGTGTACGGCCCGCACCGGCTCGCACGGCAGGTCCTCCCGCACATGCGCGAGCAGGGCGACGGCACCATCGTCAACGTCTCCAGCATCTCCGGCCGGGTGTCGGTCCCGGGCAGCGGCATCTACTCCGGGTCGAAGTTCGCGCTGGAGGGGATCAGCGACGCGCTCCGCGCCGAGGTTTCGGACTTCGACGTCGACGTGGTGCTGGTCGAACCCGGCCCCGTCGAGACGAACTTCTCGAACCGCGTCGAGGAGGAGGTCGACGGGCTCCCCCGATCGGAGGCGTACTCCTCGCTGTACAAGATCCTCGACGACACGGCGGCCATCGGCGGGGGCGGCCCGGGGTCGGTGTCGCCGCGCCGCGTCGGCGAGGTGATCCTGAACGCCGCGAGTTCGACTGAACCGGAGGCGCGCTACCCCGTCGGGCCGTTCTCGGGGTTCCTGAGCTACGCCGGCGTCCTGCCGGCGAAGTGGCGCGACGCGGCCTACCGGCTCGTGTCGAAACTCGCCGGCGTGCGGTCGTAA
- a CDS encoding endonuclease V: MTPVRPEYVPDASLSREEMERLQRDLAADAVFADDLPFDPATVTEGPLSTPGQEPPVVAGVDQAFLDERAVSAIVATRGGEVIERAYAVTPLEIPYVPGLLSFREGRSILAAFEELSVTPDLALFDGSGRIHFRQAGLATHMGVCLDLPSVGVAKSLLCGTPVDSVDGLPEGARVAIAADGNVDAPEGTVIGYALQSRQYDSGSTSINPLYVSPGHRVGAETAADLVEGLGGEYKLPEPTRLADKYADEVKGEVR, encoded by the coding sequence ATGACGCCGGTCCGTCCCGAGTACGTCCCCGACGCGTCGCTCTCCCGGGAGGAGATGGAGCGGCTCCAGCGCGACCTCGCCGCCGACGCCGTCTTCGCTGACGACCTCCCCTTCGACCCGGCGACGGTAACGGAGGGGCCGCTGTCGACCCCCGGGCAGGAGCCGCCGGTCGTCGCCGGCGTCGACCAGGCGTTCCTTGACGAGCGCGCGGTCAGCGCCATCGTCGCGACGAGGGGCGGCGAGGTCATAGAGCGCGCTTACGCGGTGACGCCGCTCGAGATCCCGTACGTTCCCGGGCTGCTCTCCTTCCGCGAGGGGCGCTCGATCCTCGCCGCGTTCGAGGAGCTGTCGGTGACGCCCGACCTCGCGCTGTTCGACGGGAGCGGCCGGATCCACTTCCGACAGGCCGGCCTCGCGACGCACATGGGCGTCTGCCTCGACCTGCCCAGCGTCGGGGTCGCCAAGAGCCTGCTATGCGGGACGCCCGTGGACTCGGTCGACGGCCTGCCGGAGGGCGCGAGGGTGGCGATAGCGGCGGACGGGAACGTCGACGCGCCCGAGGGCACCGTCATCGGCTACGCCCTCCAGTCGCGCCAGTACGACTCCGGAAGCACGTCGATCAACCCGCTGTACGTCAGCCCCGGTCATCGCGTCGGCGCGGAGACGGCCGCCGACCTCGTGGAGGGCCTCGGCGGCGAGTACAAGCTGCCGGAGCCGACGCGGCTGGCCGACAAGTACGCCGACGAGGTCAAAGGCGAGGTCCGCTGA
- a CDS encoding phosphotransferase family protein: MPDGGIAESTLAAMVRTVDPAATLRDATFVAEHASAAYRVTVDGGSGGTERFLKVTSDGTTQGLPSEARLLAAVGEHSDVPVPTVYGAVDGHDDLPAPFFVASAEPGTSVPRRRVGILDREAVRTVARESGRYLAAIHSFDAVDAYGFLEPAGETLCGDRPPSDFSVAVADPSENWPETVRSWVADALDAHADSEFGDLTPILREEVERELADLDGDSRPVLARIDHGTHNLLFDPDVGRIRSVVDWGFTMAATPAYDLAHVEPALAGGPWRFHPETRDQRNLVREALLAGYRERGDERAVERYREHGRLYRLLALTRSMFLLDDALRNPSAADRGCVASGMRERVESMA; encoded by the coding sequence ATGCCTGACGGCGGGATCGCCGAGTCCACGCTCGCCGCGATGGTGCGGACGGTCGACCCGGCCGCGACGCTCCGAGACGCGACGTTCGTCGCCGAGCACGCGAGCGCCGCCTACCGGGTGACGGTCGACGGCGGGTCGGGCGGGACCGAGCGATTTCTGAAGGTCACCTCTGACGGGACCACGCAGGGCCTGCCGTCGGAGGCGCGTCTGCTCGCGGCCGTCGGCGAACACAGCGACGTCCCGGTCCCGACGGTGTACGGCGCGGTCGACGGACACGACGACCTCCCGGCCCCGTTCTTCGTCGCCTCGGCGGAGCCGGGCACCAGCGTCCCGCGTCGCCGCGTCGGAATCCTCGACCGGGAGGCGGTCCGCACGGTCGCCAGGGAGTCGGGGCGCTACCTCGCAGCGATCCACTCCTTCGACGCGGTCGACGCGTACGGCTTCCTAGAACCCGCGGGCGAGACGCTTTGCGGCGATCGGCCGCCGTCGGACTTCTCCGTCGCGGTAGCCGACCCGAGCGAGAACTGGCCGGAGACGGTACGCTCGTGGGTCGCTGACGCGCTCGACGCGCACGCCGACAGCGAGTTCGGCGACCTGACGCCGATACTGCGCGAGGAGGTCGAGAGAGAACTCGCCGACCTCGACGGCGACTCCCGGCCGGTGCTAGCACGGATCGACCACGGCACGCACAACCTCCTCTTCGACCCGGACGTCGGCCGGATCCGGTCGGTCGTCGACTGGGGATTCACGATGGCCGCGACGCCGGCGTACGACCTCGCTCACGTCGAACCGGCGCTCGCCGGCGGGCCCTGGCGGTTCCACCCGGAGACGCGCGACCAACGGAACCTCGTCCGGGAGGCGCTGCTCGCGGGCTACCGCGAGCGCGGCGACGAGCGCGCGGTCGAGCGGTACCGGGAACACGGTCGGCTCTACCGACTGCTCGCGCTCACCCGGTCGATGTTCCTGCTCGACGACGCGCTCCGGAACCCTAGCGCGGCGGACCGGGGGTGCGTCGCGTCGGGGATGCGGGAACGGGTCGAGTCGATGGCCTGA
- a CDS encoding Leu/Phe/Val dehydrogenase: MVFADIGDAGHEQVSYFSDPETGLQAIIAVHDTTLGPGLGGTRILDYDTEDDALEDVLRLSRAMTYKAAAADLPLGGAKAVVLGDPDEVKSEALLEAYGRAVDCMAGRYVTSVDVNTTVADMDVVKRATDRVVGTSDGLGAASPITAHGVFHGIRACAEHVYGEDSPGDLDVVIQGLGKVGRALAEELLDHGASVTVSDVDEAAVEAFAAEHDVETVAPDEVYGRSCDVFAPCAIGGVINDETVPELDCDVVAGGANNVLAERRHANALRDRGILYAPDYVINAGGLITVAKEYLGGTREEAYEESEAVGDRLTEMIERAEARDTTVLAAAEEYAEERIDAVEAGTPATPEP; encoded by the coding sequence ATGGTATTCGCCGACATCGGCGACGCCGGACACGAACAGGTGTCGTACTTCTCCGACCCGGAGACCGGACTGCAGGCGATCATCGCCGTCCACGACACGACGCTGGGGCCTGGCCTCGGCGGGACGCGGATCCTCGACTACGACACCGAGGACGACGCGCTGGAGGACGTCCTCCGCCTCTCGCGGGCGATGACGTACAAGGCGGCCGCCGCCGACCTCCCGCTGGGCGGGGCCAAGGCCGTGGTCCTCGGCGACCCGGACGAGGTCAAAAGCGAGGCGCTGCTCGAAGCGTACGGCCGCGCCGTCGACTGCATGGCGGGCCGGTACGTCACGTCCGTCGACGTCAACACCACCGTGGCGGACATGGACGTGGTGAAGCGGGCGACCGACCGCGTCGTCGGCACGAGCGACGGCCTCGGGGCGGCCTCGCCAATCACGGCCCACGGCGTGTTCCACGGCATCCGCGCCTGCGCGGAGCACGTCTACGGCGAGGACTCGCCGGGCGACCTCGACGTCGTGATCCAGGGCCTCGGGAAGGTCGGCCGGGCGCTGGCCGAGGAGCTGCTCGACCACGGCGCGTCGGTGACCGTCAGCGACGTGGACGAGGCGGCCGTCGAGGCGTTCGCGGCGGAGCACGACGTCGAGACGGTCGCCCCCGACGAGGTGTACGGGCGCTCATGCGACGTGTTCGCGCCGTGCGCGATCGGCGGCGTTATAAACGACGAGACGGTGCCGGAACTCGACTGCGACGTCGTCGCCGGCGGCGCGAACAACGTGCTCGCCGAGCGCCGGCACGCGAACGCCCTCCGCGACCGGGGCATCCTGTACGCGCCGGACTACGTGATCAACGCGGGCGGCCTCATTACGGTCGCGAAGGAGTACCTCGGCGGCACCCGCGAGGAGGCCTACGAGGAGTCGGAGGCCGTCGGCGACCGCCTCACGGAGATGATCGAGCGCGCCGAAGCGCGGGACACGACCGTCCTGGCCGCCGCCGAGGAGTACGCGGAGGAACGGATCGACGCCGTCGAGGCGGGCACGCCGGCGACGCCCGAGCCGTAA
- a CDS encoding rhomboid family intramembrane serine protease yields the protein MATCDQCGKDENMPYNCRHCGGTYCADHRLPENHGCPGLDQWGDPDGVFDSGFDDSVETDSGRSKGLTDRLGLNTGVGGPMGYFRGNMTFVFLGLMWITFAAQMVARFLLAPVGSADMNLDSFLLYRSIFVLTPQHPEYVWTWFTSVFSHGGLGHIAMNSIVIYFFGQHVERYVGSRNFTLLFLVSGILAGMSQVLLQLMQGGLAPWQGGVLGASGAGLAIMGVLTILNPDMRVLLYFLVPVPIWVITGGYALISVLGIIGPSVAGPNVANAAHLVGLVIGLTYGQRVKSRGVSAPSRMRFGGGGGPGGPGGPGRGGGRGPF from the coding sequence ATGGCGACGTGTGACCAGTGTGGTAAGGACGAGAACATGCCGTACAACTGCCGGCACTGCGGCGGCACCTACTGCGCCGACCACCGCCTGCCGGAGAACCACGGCTGTCCGGGCCTCGACCAGTGGGGCGACCCGGACGGCGTGTTCGACAGCGGGTTCGACGACAGCGTCGAGACCGACAGCGGTCGGTCGAAGGGACTGACCGACCGCCTCGGCCTGAACACCGGCGTCGGCGGCCCGATGGGGTACTTCCGGGGGAACATGACGTTCGTCTTCCTCGGGCTGATGTGGATCACGTTCGCGGCGCAGATGGTCGCGCGGTTCCTCCTCGCCCCCGTCGGGTCGGCCGACATGAACCTCGACTCGTTTCTCCTGTACCGCTCCATCTTCGTCCTGACCCCGCAGCACCCCGAATACGTCTGGACGTGGTTCACGTCGGTGTTCTCCCACGGCGGCCTCGGCCACATCGCGATGAACAGCATCGTGATCTACTTCTTCGGCCAGCACGTCGAGCGCTACGTCGGGTCCCGGAACTTCACCCTCCTGTTCCTCGTGAGCGGCATCCTCGCCGGCATGAGTCAGGTGCTGCTCCAGTTGATGCAGGGCGGACTCGCGCCGTGGCAGGGCGGCGTCCTCGGGGCGAGCGGCGCGGGCCTCGCCATCATGGGCGTGCTGACGATCCTGAACCCCGACATGCGCGTCCTGCTGTACTTCCTCGTTCCCGTGCCGATCTGGGTCATCACCGGCGGCTACGCGCTCATCAGCGTCCTCGGCATCATCGGCCCGAGCGTCGCCGGCCCGAACGTCGCGAACGCGGCCCACCTCGTCGGCCTGGTGATCGGGCTGACGTACGGGCAGCGCGTCAAGAGCAGGGGCGTCAGCGCGCCGAGCAGGATGCGGTTCGGGGGCGGCGGCGGTCCGGGCGGCCCCGGAGGCCCCGGCCGCGGCGGTGGCCGGGGGCCGTTCTGA
- a CDS encoding nuclear transport factor 2 family protein, translating into MGNADPERVRDYYRYVDEERYEDLLSLFADDVTYERPGQGTIEGIDELERFYREERPLENGSHEVRAVVPDGDTVAVRGRFTGDQGGVAVDLGFADFHRFDGDGNIVERWSYTDRDTV; encoded by the coding sequence ATGGGAAACGCCGACCCCGAGCGCGTTCGCGACTACTACCGGTACGTCGACGAGGAGCGCTACGAGGACCTCCTCTCGCTGTTCGCGGACGACGTCACCTACGAGCGGCCCGGCCAGGGAACCATCGAGGGGATCGACGAACTGGAGCGCTTCTACCGCGAGGAGCGACCGCTGGAGAACGGGAGCCACGAGGTCCGCGCCGTGGTCCCCGACGGCGACACCGTCGCGGTCCGCGGCCGGTTCACGGGCGACCAGGGCGGCGTCGCCGTCGACCTCGGGTTCGCGGACTTCCACCGCTTCGACGGCGACGGAAACATCGTCGAGCGCTGGTCCTACACCGACCGGGACACCGTTTAA